One window of Flavobacterium ammonificans genomic DNA carries:
- the hemA gene encoding glutamyl-tRNA reductase — protein MENHHTSKPHSFYAVGLSYKKADAEIRGNFSLDAHAKNRLLEQAKLEGIESLIVTSTCNRTEIYGFAEHPFQLIKLICENSRGTVESFQKYGFVYKHKEAVSHLFRVGTGLDSQILGDFEIISQIKSSFFHAKSFGLVNAFQERLINAVIQASKKIKTDTEISSGATSVSFASVQYILNNVDDISNKNILLFGTGKIGRNTCENLVKHSKHDQITLINRTKDKAEKLAQKLDVVVKDYADLQLEIQKADVLVVATGAQNPTVDKTILNLKKPLLILDLSIPKNVNENVEDVNGVNLIHMDYLSQITDETLEKRKKHIPAAEAIIEEIKEEFLTWSKGRKYAPTIHALKEKLHSIKEGELHFQRKKLADFNEEQAEIISNRIIQKITNHFANHLKDEETMVDESIEWIEKVFNIGANTK, from the coding sequence ATGGAGAACCATCATACATCAAAACCTCATTCTTTTTATGCCGTTGGCCTAAGCTATAAAAAAGCCGATGCCGAAATAAGAGGAAATTTTAGTTTAGATGCACACGCCAAGAACCGTTTACTGGAGCAAGCAAAGCTGGAGGGTATAGAAAGTTTGATTGTAACTTCTACCTGCAATAGAACAGAAATTTATGGATTTGCTGAGCATCCTTTTCAATTGATAAAATTGATTTGTGAAAACAGTAGAGGCACTGTAGAGTCTTTTCAAAAATATGGATTTGTATACAAACATAAAGAAGCGGTTAGCCATTTATTTAGAGTTGGTACGGGTTTAGACAGTCAAATTCTGGGTGATTTTGAGATTATTTCCCAAATCAAGTCCAGTTTTTTTCATGCAAAATCGTTTGGTTTAGTGAATGCTTTTCAAGAGCGTTTAATTAATGCGGTAATTCAGGCCAGTAAAAAAATCAAAACGGATACCGAGATTTCATCAGGAGCCACTTCTGTTTCTTTTGCATCAGTTCAGTACATTCTGAACAATGTAGATGATATTAGCAATAAAAACATTTTGCTTTTTGGCACAGGAAAAATTGGAAGAAATACCTGTGAAAACTTGGTTAAACACTCCAAACACGATCAAATTACCTTAATTAACCGAACTAAAGATAAAGCGGAGAAATTGGCACAAAAATTAGATGTGGTAGTTAAGGATTATGCTGATTTGCAATTGGAAATTCAGAAAGCGGATGTTTTGGTAGTAGCTACAGGCGCTCAGAATCCAACGGTGGATAAAACGATTTTGAATTTGAAGAAACCCTTGTTGATTTTGGATTTATCCATTCCCAAAAATGTGAATGAAAACGTAGAAGATGTTAATGGGGTAAACTTAATTCACATGGATTATTTGTCTCAAATCACAGACGAGACTTTAGAAAAAAGAAAAAAACATATTCCAGCGGCTGAGGCTATCATCGAGGAAATCAAAGAGGAGTTTTTGACTTGGTCCAAAGGCAGAAAATACGCCCCTACAATTCATGCTCTTAAAGAAAAACTGCATTCCATAAAAGAAGGAGAGTTGCATTTTCAACGAAAAAAATTAGCTGATTTTAACGAAGAGCAAGCGGAGATCATCAGTAATAGAATCATTCAAAAAATCACCAATCATTTTGCCAATCATCTCAAAGATGAAGAAACGATGGTGGATGAAAGTATTGAGTGGATTGAGAAAGTATTTAACATTGGCGCCAACACAAAATAA
- a CDS encoding AraC family transcriptional regulator, translating into MGSQEVIKIEEDFTLIRFQNDGAEPFHAQREVGSGLIQFHFGIKGNAKFIFNQGNYALELKEEKSLLLYNPQKELPLNLELAPNSWVISVIISIKKFHALFSTEANYITFLSPDNKDKKYYNEGNISPSMAIVLSQLFHYSLHPSIKNLYYKGKGYELLSLYFNKSEDPNAEQCPFLIDEDNVFKIKKAKEIIIANMAEPPGLQELADQVGLNLKKLKMGFKQIYGDTVYGFLFDYKMDYARKLLDSGSYNVNEVGLKIGYSTGSHFIAAFKKKFATTPKKYLMSINTNL; encoded by the coding sequence ATGGGTTCACAAGAGGTAATTAAAATTGAAGAAGACTTTACACTCATCCGCTTTCAAAACGACGGCGCAGAACCATTTCATGCACAACGTGAAGTAGGCAGCGGACTGATTCAGTTTCATTTTGGTATTAAAGGAAATGCTAAATTCATTTTCAACCAAGGGAATTATGCCTTGGAATTAAAGGAAGAAAAATCGCTTCTTTTATACAATCCGCAAAAAGAATTGCCTTTGAATTTAGAATTGGCACCCAACTCTTGGGTGATTTCGGTAATTATTTCCATCAAAAAATTTCACGCGTTATTCTCCACCGAGGCCAACTATATTACCTTTTTAAGTCCCGACAATAAAGATAAGAAATACTATAACGAAGGCAATATCAGTCCGTCAATGGCCATTGTATTGAGTCAATTGTTTCATTACAGTTTACATCCTTCTATCAAAAATTTGTATTACAAAGGCAAAGGCTACGAATTATTGAGTTTGTATTTCAATAAAAGCGAAGACCCAAATGCAGAACAATGTCCGTTTTTAATTGACGAAGACAACGTTTTTAAAATCAAAAAAGCCAAAGAAATTATCATTGCCAATATGGCTGAACCACCTGGCTTGCAAGAATTAGCTGATCAAGTTGGGCTCAATTTGAAAAAATTAAAAATGGGTTTCAAACAAATTTATGGCGATACCGTTTATGGCTTCCTTTTTGATTACAAAATGGACTATGCCAGAAAATTACTCGATAGTGGCTCGTATAATGTCAACGAAGTAGGATTAAAAATTGGATACAGTACCGGAAGTCATTTTATTGCTGCTTTCAAAAAGAAATTTGCCACCACACCAAAAAAATATTTAATGTCAATCAACACCAATTTATAA
- the hemH gene encoding ferrochelatase, with the protein MKGVLLVNLGSPESPTAKDVKPYLDEFLMDKYVIDVPFLLRALLVRGIILQTRPKKSAEAYARIWTDEGSPLIVISKKMHEKVKTLVDIPVALSMRYGTMTILKGLQKLHDKGVTEVMLFPLYPQHAMASTTTILVLAEELRAKHFPNMKFTTVPAFYNKSGYIEALSNSIKKHLEGFEYDHLLFSYHGIPKRHIRKTDITKSHCKIDGSCCNTPSPAHEFCYRHQCYETTKQVVKTLGIPEGKYSQTFQSRLAGDKWLTPYTDVEVNKMPEKGIKKLAVVTPAFVADCLETLEEIAMEANEEFLHHGGEEFMAIPCMNDEDEWCGVVANWIKEFQAK; encoded by the coding sequence ATGAAAGGAGTATTATTAGTCAATTTAGGTTCGCCAGAAAGTCCAACAGCCAAAGATGTAAAACCGTATTTGGATGAGTTTTTAATGGATAAATACGTAATTGACGTTCCGTTTTTATTACGTGCTTTGTTAGTTAGAGGAATTATTTTGCAAACCCGTCCAAAAAAATCAGCCGAAGCCTACGCCAGAATTTGGACGGATGAAGGATCGCCATTAATTGTGATTTCTAAAAAAATGCACGAAAAAGTGAAAACTTTGGTGGACATTCCAGTGGCATTATCCATGCGATATGGAACTATGACCATCCTAAAAGGATTGCAAAAATTGCACGACAAAGGCGTGACAGAAGTGATGCTTTTCCCTTTGTATCCGCAACATGCTATGGCTTCTACTACCACAATTTTAGTATTAGCAGAAGAACTTCGCGCTAAGCATTTCCCAAACATGAAATTCACAACAGTTCCGGCGTTTTACAACAAGTCAGGATATATTGAAGCGCTATCCAATTCTATCAAAAAACATTTAGAAGGTTTTGAATACGATCATTTGTTGTTTTCGTATCACGGAATTCCAAAACGTCACATTCGTAAAACTGATATTACCAAATCGCATTGTAAAATAGATGGTTCTTGTTGCAATACACCTTCGCCTGCGCACGAATTTTGTTACCGTCACCAATGTTATGAAACTACAAAACAAGTAGTGAAAACATTAGGTATTCCAGAAGGTAAATACAGCCAAACCTTCCAATCTCGATTAGCGGGTGATAAATGGTTAACGCCATACACCGATGTCGAAGTAAACAAAATGCCTGAAAAAGGAATTAAGAAATTAGCGGTTGTAACTCCAGCTTTTGTAGCCGATTGTTTGGAAACTTTAGAGGAAATTGCAATGGAAGCTAACGAAGAGTTTTTACATCACGGAGGGGAAGAGTTTATGGCTATACCATGTATGAACGACGAAGACGAATGGTGTGGTGTTGTGGCGAATTGGATTAAAGAATTTCAAGCGAAATAA
- a CDS encoding CopD family protein, whose product MEYYNYLKSLHLIFVITWFAGLFYIVRLFVYQIEASEKPSPQKEILQEQFKIMSYRLWYIITWPSAVLATLFALSLLHINPAFVEMPWMQVKLGFVVFLIAYHFKCHTIFKELQHDKVKYSSNFMRIWNEGATIILFAVVFLVILKDAVNWIYGVIGIFLFSILIMLGFKFYKRIREKK is encoded by the coding sequence ATGGAATACTATAACTACCTAAAATCGTTGCATCTTATTTTTGTCATCACTTGGTTTGCGGGATTATTTTATATCGTGCGTCTCTTTGTGTACCAAATTGAAGCCTCAGAAAAACCCTCTCCACAAAAAGAAATTTTGCAGGAGCAGTTCAAAATCATGAGTTACCGTTTGTGGTACATCATCACTTGGCCTAGTGCGGTTTTAGCAACTCTGTTTGCACTTTCTTTATTGCACATAAATCCTGCATTTGTAGAAATGCCTTGGATGCAAGTGAAGTTAGGTTTTGTAGTTTTTCTAATCGCATACCACTTTAAATGTCATACTATATTTAAAGAATTACAACACGATAAAGTGAAGTATAGTTCTAATTTTATGCGGATTTGGAATGAAGGTGCAACTATAATTCTTTTTGCGGTCGTCTTCTTAGTAATTCTAAAAGATGCTGTCAACTGGATTTATGGCGTAATCGGCATCTTTTTATTCTCAATTCTGATTATGTTAGGATTTAAATTTTACAAACGAATAAGAGAGAAAAAGTAA
- a CDS encoding ATP-binding protein gives MFKNFKITMLSLRTRIFLSMIVLIIMASIILASISIIQFKNEARVYHQERLEDKENEVKEHINYVLSTTTYPLTPTNLPLIFKDKIHELAQIHAIEINIYTLDGKLLKSSKESFSVDQVALPIPKYILKLVRSSIEKRFVDIKTIDGLKNRSSYSQIKDDKFKPLGILHLPYVEDDGFYEKELNGFLIRLAQVYSFMLIVAFGLAYFLSTYITKSLKTISDKLSETSLDQKNEKIRVEASSKEINLLIKSYNAMVDELEISAVKLAQSEREEAWREMAKQVAHEIKNPLTPMRLTVQSFQRKFEPNDPEIKQKMKDYSETLIQQIDTMSSVASAFSNFASMPAQQNETLNVIEVVELALDIFNEDYLVFEKETEEIIAEIDRTQLIRIITNLVKNAIQAISDQQETKSIVVQVKKMENKVLISVQDNGIGIKEEDLNRIFEPKFTTKNSGMGLGLSIIKNIIENYKGNITFETQYGQGTIFRVSLPILNT, from the coding sequence ATGTTTAAAAACTTCAAAATAACAATGCTTTCTCTTCGAACTAGGATTTTCCTATCGATGATTGTATTGATTATTATGGCTTCTATCATTTTAGCTTCTATATCGATTATTCAGTTTAAAAACGAAGCAAGGGTATACCACCAAGAGCGTCTAGAAGATAAAGAAAATGAAGTAAAAGAGCATATTAATTATGTGCTTTCGACTACTACTTATCCTTTAACACCGACTAATTTACCTTTGATTTTCAAAGATAAAATTCACGAATTGGCGCAAATTCACGCCATCGAAATCAACATTTATACCCTAGACGGAAAACTCCTTAAATCTTCCAAAGAATCATTTTCAGTGGATCAAGTGGCTTTGCCTATACCAAAGTACATTTTGAAATTAGTGCGTTCCTCCATCGAAAAACGCTTCGTTGATATCAAAACCATTGACGGTTTAAAAAACCGATCTTCCTATAGCCAAATCAAGGACGACAAATTCAAACCTCTAGGAATATTACATCTTCCCTATGTAGAAGACGATGGTTTTTACGAAAAAGAATTGAATGGTTTTTTGATTCGATTGGCTCAGGTGTATTCGTTCATGTTGATTGTTGCATTTGGGTTGGCTTATTTTCTTTCGACTTATATCACCAAGTCTTTAAAAACAATTTCTGATAAATTAAGTGAAACCAGTTTAGATCAGAAAAATGAAAAAATTAGGGTTGAAGCTAGTAGTAAAGAAATCAATTTACTGATTAAATCCTATAATGCGATGGTGGACGAACTGGAAATCAGTGCCGTTAAGTTAGCTCAAAGCGAACGTGAAGAAGCGTGGCGCGAAATGGCAAAACAAGTCGCTCACGAGATTAAAAATCCGCTAACGCCAATGCGTTTGACTGTGCAAAGTTTTCAACGAAAATTTGAACCTAATGATCCGGAGATCAAACAAAAAATGAAGGATTACTCCGAAACTTTAATTCAGCAAATAGACACGATGAGTTCCGTAGCTTCAGCCTTCTCTAATTTTGCCTCTATGCCTGCGCAACAAAACGAAACGCTGAATGTGATCGAAGTAGTCGAATTGGCTTTGGATATTTTCAACGAAGACTATTTGGTTTTCGAAAAAGAAACGGAAGAAATTATTGCAGAAATTGACCGCACACAACTGATCCGAATCATTACGAATTTAGTCAAAAACGCTATTCAGGCCATATCAGACCAACAAGAAACCAAATCGATTGTAGTACAGGTCAAAAAAATGGAAAACAAGGTGTTAATCAGTGTACAAGACAACGGAATTGGAATTAAAGAAGAAGATTTAAATAGGATATTTGAACCCAAATTTACTACCAAAAATAGTGGAATGGGTCTAGGTTTAAGTATCATCAAAAATATTATAGAAAATTACAAAGGAAACATTACTTTTGAAACTCAATACGGTCAAGGGACTATCTTTAGAGTGAGTTTGCCGATTTTAAATACTTAA
- a CDS encoding enoyl-CoA hydratase/isomerase family protein, whose amino-acid sequence MNYENLLIAIENKIALVTLNRPTKLNALNKDTLAELHAAFSDLEKDDTIQVIILTGSGEKAFVAGADIAEFANFSAQEGTQLAADGHQKVFDHIENLKKPVIAAVNGFALGGGLELAMACHFRVASDNAKMGLPEVTLGLIPGYGGTQRLPQLVGKGRAMEMIVTATMISAAEAKEYGLVNHVVPQSELIEFCQGLAQKICKNAPVAISEAIQAVNANFDKSKNGYETEISAFGRLFSTSDFKEGTTAFLDKRKANFIGK is encoded by the coding sequence ATGAACTACGAAAATTTATTGATTGCTATAGAAAACAAAATAGCATTGGTTACATTGAATCGTCCGACTAAACTCAATGCTTTAAATAAAGATACTCTTGCCGAATTACACGCTGCGTTTTCTGATTTAGAAAAAGATGATACTATTCAAGTTATAATCTTAACTGGAAGTGGAGAAAAAGCATTTGTGGCTGGTGCCGATATTGCTGAATTTGCTAATTTCTCTGCTCAAGAAGGAACACAACTCGCTGCTGATGGACATCAAAAAGTATTTGACCATATTGAGAATTTAAAAAAACCTGTCATTGCTGCTGTTAACGGATTTGCCTTAGGAGGCGGATTGGAACTAGCTATGGCCTGTCATTTTAGAGTGGCATCAGACAATGCCAAAATGGGATTGCCAGAAGTAACACTAGGATTGATTCCTGGTTATGGTGGCACACAACGTTTACCTCAACTCGTAGGAAAAGGACGTGCAATGGAAATGATTGTAACAGCCACTATGATTTCGGCTGCCGAAGCGAAAGAATATGGATTGGTGAATCATGTTGTCCCTCAATCCGAACTAATTGAATTTTGCCAAGGTTTAGCTCAAAAAATTTGTAAAAATGCGCCTGTTGCTATTAGTGAAGCCATCCAAGCTGTAAATGCAAATTTTGACAAATCTAAAAATGGGTATGAAACTGAAATTAGTGCTTTTGGAAGATTATTTAGCACCTCAGATTTCAAAGAAGGAACGACTGCCTTTTTAGATAAAAGGAAAGCAAATTTCATCGGGAAATAA
- a CDS encoding HD domain-containing protein — MNTTNLIDKTIVFVKATLAQAEGGHDWFHIERVYKNALLIAASENCDLEIVQLGALLHDIADSKFHNGDETIGPKTARTFLEAQNISSETIDHVIAIIENISFKGGRVERKFSSIELDIVQDADRLDAIGAIGIARTFNYGGFKNRTLYNPEIAPNLSMTKEEYKMNEAPTINHFYEKLLLLKDKMNTETGKQIAQERHCYMEGFLEQFYAEWEGRK; from the coding sequence ATGAACACCACTAACTTGATTGATAAAACAATAGTATTTGTAAAAGCTACTTTAGCTCAAGCCGAAGGTGGTCACGATTGGTTTCATATTGAGCGTGTGTATAAAAATGCCTTGTTGATTGCTGCATCTGAAAATTGTGATTTAGAGATTGTTCAATTAGGCGCTTTGCTTCACGATATTGCAGATAGTAAATTCCATAACGGGGATGAAACCATAGGACCAAAAACTGCGCGCACTTTTTTAGAAGCTCAAAATATTTCTTCCGAAACTATAGACCACGTAATTGCAATTATTGAAAACATTTCGTTCAAAGGCGGCAGAGTAGAGAGGAAATTTTCTTCTATTGAATTGGATATTGTTCAAGATGCAGATCGTTTGGATGCTATTGGCGCCATTGGTATTGCTAGAACATTCAATTATGGAGGGTTCAAAAATAGAACATTATACAATCCTGAAATTGCTCCGAATTTGTCTATGACAAAAGAAGAATATAAAATGAATGAGGCGCCCACCATCAATCATTTTTATGAAAAACTATTGTTGTTGAAAGACAAAATGAATACTGAAACCGGAAAACAAATTGCTCAAGAACGCCACTGTTATATGGAAGGTTTTTTAGAACAATTTTATGCTGAATGGGAGGGAAGAAAATAA
- a CDS encoding acyl-ACP desaturase has translation MSIKNIRLEVMQFLEKNVDSFVEQYLIPVENIWQPTDFLPDSQSENFFEEVKELREIAKELPYDFWVAMVGDTITEEALPTYESWLMEVEGVDNLERNGWSSWIRQWTGEENRHGDMLNKYLYLSGRVNMREVEITTQHLINDGFDIGTGRDPYKNFVYTSFQELATYVSHNRVSQIAKKHGDNKLSKMCKMIAGDEMRHHHAYSEFVNRIFQVDPSEMMLAFQYMMKQKIVMPAHFLRESGQKISSAFENFSDSAQRIGVYTANDYVEIMQKLIDKWEIDKIGNLTDEAEKARDYLMKLPARMAKISERIVIPQESYVFKWVEPATL, from the coding sequence ATGTCAATTAAAAACATTCGTTTAGAAGTGATGCAGTTTTTGGAAAAAAATGTGGATAGCTTCGTAGAACAGTACTTAATTCCAGTAGAAAACATTTGGCAACCAACTGATTTCTTACCGGATTCACAAAGTGAAAACTTTTTTGAAGAAGTAAAAGAACTAAGAGAAATTGCTAAAGAGTTACCCTATGATTTTTGGGTAGCTATGGTTGGAGATACCATTACCGAAGAGGCTTTACCAACGTATGAGTCTTGGTTAATGGAAGTAGAGGGAGTTGATAATTTAGAAAGAAATGGTTGGTCAAGCTGGATTCGTCAATGGACTGGAGAGGAGAATCGACATGGAGATATGCTAAATAAATATTTGTATTTATCAGGCCGCGTGAACATGCGTGAAGTTGAAATCACAACCCAACATTTGATTAACGACGGTTTTGATATTGGAACAGGAAGAGACCCGTATAAAAACTTTGTATACACTAGTTTCCAAGAGTTGGCGACTTATGTTTCGCACAATAGAGTATCGCAAATTGCTAAAAAACACGGAGATAACAAACTGTCTAAAATGTGTAAAATGATTGCGGGAGACGAAATGCGTCACCATCATGCGTATAGCGAATTTGTGAACCGAATTTTTCAAGTAGATCCTAGTGAAATGATGTTAGCGTTTCAATACATGATGAAGCAAAAAATCGTTATGCCGGCTCATTTTTTAAGAGAGTCTGGGCAAAAAATCAGTTCGGCTTTTGAAAATTTTTCTGATTCAGCACAACGTATTGGAGTATACACTGCGAATGATTATGTAGAAATCATGCAAAAGTTAATCGACAAATGGGAAATCGATAAAATTGGTAATTTGACTGATGAAGCTGAAAAAGCGCGTGATTATTTAATGAAATTACCTGCAAGAATGGCTAAAATTTCAGAAAGAATAGTGATTCCTCAAGAGTCGTATGTCTTTAAATGGGTAGAGCCTGCTACATTGTAA
- a CDS encoding lysophospholipid acyltransferase family protein: MQKLVSYPLSIIYYLCFGFFLVLFHPIQWFCFNVFGYQAHKKSVDYLNFFLVRCTNLLGTTYQFENTESIPKNVPIIFVANHQSLYDIVAIIWYLRDFHCKFVSKKELGKGIPSVSYNLNHGGSVLIDRKDSKQAIPLIKGLSEYIEKHTRSALIFPEGTRSRTGQPKSFAQSGLKILCKHAPSAYVVPITINNSWKMVRFGAFPMGLGNRLKFTIHQPLKVSEFSFEELMEQTESAVVQGIQI, translated from the coding sequence ATGCAAAAACTAGTTTCATATCCCCTTTCCATAATTTACTACCTGTGTTTCGGATTTTTTTTGGTTCTTTTTCACCCAATCCAATGGTTTTGTTTTAATGTTTTTGGTTATCAGGCGCATAAGAAAAGTGTAGATTATCTCAACTTTTTTTTAGTGCGTTGCACGAATCTTTTAGGAACGACTTATCAGTTTGAAAACACCGAAAGTATTCCCAAAAATGTCCCAATTATTTTTGTGGCCAATCACCAGAGTTTGTATGACATTGTAGCTATTATTTGGTATTTAAGAGATTTTCATTGCAAGTTTGTAAGTAAGAAAGAGCTTGGGAAAGGGATTCCAAGTGTGTCCTACAATTTGAACCACGGGGGTTCCGTTTTAATAGACAGGAAAGACTCAAAACAAGCCATTCCGTTAATAAAAGGATTGTCTGAATACATAGAAAAACACACACGATCGGCATTAATTTTTCCTGAGGGAACAAGAAGTAGAACCGGACAACCAAAGTCGTTCGCCCAAAGCGGATTGAAAATATTATGTAAGCACGCTCCGTCTGCGTATGTGGTCCCAATTACCATTAACAATTCATGGAAAATGGTTCGATTTGGTGCTTTCCCAATGGGATTAGGCAATCGCCTCAAATTTACAATTCACCAGCCTTTAAAGGTGAGTGAGTTTTCATTTGAGGAGTTAATGGAACAAACGGAAAGCGCAGTAGTACAAGGAATACAAATTTAA
- the rnpA gene encoding ribonuclease P protein component: MNFNYPKNEKLKSKITIGLLFSEGKSVSKYPLRLVYHSGALGDEQQLKVGVSVSKKYFKKAVDRNYFKRLLRESYRLNQHLLKQQLDQPYALMLFYQSKDRLSFEEINTKTIQLFEKFLAQVQDSKQEEVK; this comes from the coding sequence ATGAATTTTAATTATCCAAAAAACGAAAAACTAAAAAGCAAAATCACCATCGGATTACTATTTTCCGAAGGAAAATCGGTGTCTAAATACCCTTTGCGTTTAGTGTATCATTCGGGTGCTTTAGGAGACGAACAACAATTAAAAGTTGGTGTTTCGGTTTCTAAAAAATACTTCAAAAAAGCAGTTGATCGTAATTATTTTAAACGTCTTTTGCGTGAGTCGTATCGTTTGAATCAACATTTGTTAAAACAACAGCTCGACCAGCCTTATGCATTAATGCTTTTTTACCAAAGCAAAGACCGCTTGTCGTTTGAGGAAATCAACACCAAAACAATTCAGTTATTTGAAAAATTCCTAGCGCAAGTTCAGGATTCAAAACAAGAAGAAGTAAAATAA
- a CDS encoding S41 family peptidase, protein MISAFKKKYFIPVVAAGFLYVGASFKEDFFEVAKQIEIFTTLFKELNKNYVDETNPGELMDKAIKGMLASLDPYTVFFNEQDVVKFKINNTGEYTGIGVLITRKEDRLIIKEPYKNFPADKAGLKAGDEIIQIGDVLIADFKDDASQLLKGAKNTKIDIKYIRQGKTNTTQIVLDEVEIKSVPFYGKIDERTGYIVLAHFNKKAGLETKNALEQLKKEGAERIVLDLRDNPGGLLNEAVTICNLFVPKNEIIVTTKSKIDKHNNVYKTTKEPVDTEIPLAIIVNGRSASASEIVSGALQDLDRAVIVGSRSFGKGLVQRPVDLTYGTQLKVTISRYYTPSGRCIQALDYTRKDKNGIATKRDEKNYTAFKTKKGRTVYDGGGIQPDIAIEETKLSPIAEALERNDAIFNFATQYYFKNPTLGNTIPNISESDYQDFKQFLKTSKFSFNTQTELALKNTLATAKKEQIDEAIAIEYQQLLTALQKSENALLDKNQREIKHLIQEELIKRYQYQDGLYQFYLKNNIEIKRATQVLNSTSEYNTLLKM, encoded by the coding sequence ATGATTTCTGCATTTAAAAAAAAATATTTTATTCCTGTTGTAGCGGCTGGCTTTTTGTATGTTGGCGCTAGTTTCAAGGAAGATTTTTTTGAAGTAGCCAAGCAAATTGAAATCTTTACCACGCTATTCAAAGAATTGAATAAAAACTATGTGGACGAGACCAATCCCGGCGAATTAATGGATAAAGCCATTAAAGGAATGTTGGCCAGTCTTGATCCTTACACTGTTTTCTTCAACGAGCAAGATGTGGTAAAATTTAAAATCAACAATACGGGAGAATATACTGGAATTGGGGTTTTAATTACTCGTAAAGAAGACCGATTAATCATCAAAGAACCCTATAAAAATTTCCCTGCAGACAAAGCCGGTCTAAAAGCGGGTGATGAAATTATCCAAATTGGAGATGTACTCATAGCCGACTTCAAAGACGATGCATCGCAACTATTAAAAGGGGCAAAAAATACTAAAATTGACATCAAATACATTCGCCAGGGAAAAACCAATACAACGCAAATTGTATTGGACGAAGTCGAAATCAAATCGGTGCCGTTCTATGGAAAAATAGATGAGAGAACGGGTTATATTGTATTGGCGCACTTCAACAAAAAAGCAGGATTAGAAACTAAAAATGCTTTGGAACAACTCAAAAAAGAAGGTGCTGAACGTATCGTTTTAGATTTACGCGATAATCCAGGTGGATTGTTAAACGAAGCGGTGACTATTTGCAATTTATTTGTGCCCAAAAACGAAATTATTGTTACCACAAAATCGAAAATCGACAAACACAACAATGTTTATAAAACAACAAAAGAACCTGTTGATACTGAAATTCCGCTAGCAATTATTGTTAATGGAAGAAGTGCCTCGGCTTCTGAAATTGTTTCGGGAGCTTTACAGGATTTAGATCGCGCGGTGATTGTTGGTAGTCGAAGTTTTGGGAAAGGTTTGGTTCAAAGGCCGGTTGATTTGACCTATGGGACGCAATTAAAAGTAACCATTTCTCGTTACTACACACCATCGGGTCGTTGTATTCAAGCCTTAGATTATACCCGCAAGGACAAAAACGGAATTGCCACAAAACGTGACGAGAAAAATTATACTGCTTTTAAAACTAAAAAAGGAAGAACTGTCTATGATGGTGGTGGTATTCAGCCTGATATAGCAATCGAAGAAACAAAATTAAGTCCTATTGCAGAAGCATTAGAAAGGAATGATGCTATTTTCAATTTTGCAACCCAATATTATTTTAAAAATCCAACCCTAGGCAATACGATTCCAAATATCTCAGAATCGGATTACCAAGATTTCAAACAGTTTTTAAAAACGTCTAAATTTTCTTTTAATACCCAAACCGAATTAGCATTGAAAAATACTTTGGCTACAGCCAAAAAAGAGCAAATCGACGAAGCGATTGCCATAGAATACCAACAATTATTGACTGCGCTACAAAAAAGCGAAAATGCGTTGTTGGATAAAAATCAAAGAGAAATTAAACATTTGATACAAGAAGAACTAATCAAGCGCTACCAATATCAAGATGGTTTGTATCAATTTTATCTTAAAAATAATATTGAAATCAAAAGAGCCACACAAGTGTTAAACTCCACTTCAGAGTATAATACCCTCTTAAAAATGTAA